Proteins from a single region of bacterium:
- a CDS encoding sensor histidine kinase KdpD — protein MQDPSRPNPDVLLAAIKQEDDRHRRGRLTVFLGMCAGVGKTYAMLKMAHQRKSEGTDLVVAVVETHRRTETQALLEGLPAIPLRLVEYRGATLPEMDLDALLQRHPTLALVDELAHSNAPTSRHPKRYQDVLELLDAGIDVYSTLNIQHIESRVDLVRQITGVTIRETVPDTVLDQATDIQLVDLTPDSLRERLAEGKVYLGTMAQTAASNFFKEENLTALRELALRATAEHVNQELRDVMTTRQITGAWKTNAKLMVAIGPSPYSAELIRWTRRAVSVMGAQWVAVYVESLLPLSEEETARLAKTLSLARQLGAQVVATTGDDLVKTLLRVAREERVTQLVIGKTLDSPLREFFKGGSLVDRLIRESGDLDVCVVQTGQSQGPHLTPPGKPFDFTPWSHDITLGTVSIALVTAICWLIRDVTGYWAIALVYLFLIILLATQLQRRAILITAAASALLWDFLFIPPVFTLHINQVHDILMFVMYFIVALVIGNLTARLRLREWSERKREQRTAALYRLAQGVAESTTLEEGLRRAIQEIQNVSGTQCAVLLVGQDGRLSQTQHPAGMWTLTEKERGVALWSLEHREPAGRHTDTLPESDCLHLPLKTANNKVGVLALHFPDRKPLLLDERELLETFADQIAVMIERYWLIQEAGRTQLAEESEKLYKTLFDCVSHEIKTPLAVIQAATGELGLVFDLIKEAKGAQPFLKEIETASRRLGRIVDNLISMTRIESGRYTLAPAWCDVDEIISSAQQQVGDLLSRHQVHVLIPSDFPSVKVDSGFVEQSLANLTANAALYTEPGSEITISAQVDESHLVLRVSDQGPGLPPGGETRVFEKFFRGPQAPSGGIGLGLSIVKGLMNALQGTVSAVNNPDRGATFTLRIPVEMKRIPESI, from the coding sequence ATGCAGGATCCATCCAGGCCCAATCCAGACGTCCTTCTCGCCGCCATCAAACAGGAGGATGACCGGCACCGGCGCGGGCGGTTGACCGTCTTCCTCGGCATGTGTGCCGGCGTGGGGAAAACCTACGCCATGCTGAAAATGGCCCATCAACGGAAATCCGAGGGTACTGATTTGGTGGTCGCGGTGGTGGAGACGCATCGGCGCACCGAGACCCAAGCCCTCCTGGAGGGGCTCCCGGCCATTCCCCTCCGGTTGGTGGAGTACCGGGGCGCAACCCTCCCTGAAATGGATCTGGACGCCCTCCTTCAACGCCATCCCACCCTCGCGTTGGTCGATGAATTAGCCCATTCCAATGCTCCCACCAGTCGCCATCCCAAACGCTATCAGGATGTCCTGGAACTGCTGGATGCAGGGATTGATGTGTATTCAACCCTGAACATCCAGCACATCGAAAGCCGGGTGGATCTCGTCCGCCAAATCACCGGGGTGACCATCCGGGAAACGGTGCCGGACACGGTTTTGGATCAGGCCACCGACATTCAACTGGTGGATCTGACCCCGGACTCCCTTCGCGAGCGCCTGGCGGAGGGAAAGGTCTACCTGGGCACCATGGCGCAGACCGCCGCATCTAATTTTTTCAAGGAGGAGAATCTTACGGCATTGAGGGAACTTGCCCTTCGCGCTACCGCAGAACATGTCAACCAGGAACTCCGGGATGTCATGACCACCCGGCAGATCACCGGCGCGTGGAAAACCAACGCCAAACTGATGGTGGCCATCGGGCCAAGCCCATATTCCGCGGAACTCATCCGCTGGACACGTCGTGCGGTGTCGGTCATGGGCGCCCAATGGGTTGCCGTCTATGTCGAATCATTACTCCCCCTCTCTGAAGAGGAAACTGCCCGCCTGGCGAAAACCCTTTCACTTGCCCGTCAACTCGGGGCGCAGGTGGTGGCCACGACCGGCGACGATCTGGTGAAAACCCTGCTACGGGTCGCCAGGGAAGAGCGCGTCACCCAACTAGTGATCGGAAAGACGCTCGACTCACCCTTGCGCGAATTTTTCAAGGGAGGATCGCTGGTGGACCGCCTGATCCGGGAAAGCGGCGACCTTGATGTGTGTGTGGTCCAAACCGGTCAATCTCAGGGTCCCCACCTCACTCCCCCGGGGAAGCCATTTGACTTCACCCCCTGGTCGCACGACATCACGCTGGGAACCGTTTCGATCGCCCTTGTTACCGCCATCTGCTGGCTGATTCGCGATGTCACCGGCTATTGGGCCATCGCGCTCGTTTACCTGTTCCTCATCATCCTCCTGGCCACCCAACTGCAACGACGGGCCATCCTGATTACCGCCGCCGCCAGCGCCTTGTTATGGGATTTCCTGTTCATCCCGCCCGTCTTCACCCTGCACATCAATCAGGTCCATGATATCCTCATGTTTGTCATGTACTTCATTGTCGCCCTGGTCATCGGAAACCTGACCGCCCGCCTCCGCCTCCGGGAATGGTCCGAACGGAAGCGCGAACAACGTACGGCCGCGTTATACCGGCTGGCTCAAGGGGTCGCTGAAAGCACCACTCTGGAGGAGGGACTTCGCCGGGCCATCCAGGAGATTCAAAATGTTTCAGGAACCCAATGTGCCGTACTACTGGTCGGACAGGATGGGCGATTGAGTCAGACTCAACATCCCGCCGGAATGTGGACCCTAACCGAGAAAGAACGGGGTGTGGCCTTGTGGTCCCTGGAACATCGCGAACCAGCGGGACGGCATACAGACACCTTGCCTGAGTCCGATTGCCTGCATCTTCCTTTGAAAACGGCGAACAATAAGGTGGGCGTCCTTGCCCTTCATTTCCCGGATCGTAAACCCCTGCTCCTTGATGAACGCGAATTACTGGAAACTTTTGCAGACCAGATCGCCGTGATGATCGAGCGGTACTGGCTCATTCAGGAGGCCGGCCGTACCCAATTGGCGGAGGAATCAGAAAAACTCTACAAAACACTCTTCGATTGCGTCTCTCACGAGATCAAGACGCCACTTGCCGTCATTCAGGCCGCCACCGGGGAATTGGGGTTGGTCTTTGACCTGATCAAGGAAGCAAAAGGGGCGCAACCCTTTCTTAAAGAAATCGAGACCGCCTCCCGGCGACTGGGACGCATCGTGGATAACCTGATCAGCATGACCCGGATTGAGTCCGGACGCTACACCCTTGCACCGGCCTGGTGTGACGTGGACGAGATTATCTCATCCGCACAACAACAGGTGGGTGACCTGTTGTCCCGGCACCAGGTACATGTCCTGATTCCCAGTGACTTTCCCTCCGTCAAAGTGGATTCCGGATTTGTCGAGCAATCCCTGGCAAATCTTACCGCTAATGCAGCCTTATATACTGAACCTGGCTCTGAAATCACGATTTCGGCACAGGTCGATGAGTCCCATCTCGTGCTCAGGGTATCCGATCAGGGGCCCGGCCTCCCGCCGGGCGGAGAAACCCGTGTTTTTGAGAAATTCTTCCGGGGCCCTCAAGCGCCGTCCGGTGGAATCGGACTGGGCTTGTCCATTGTCAAGGGCCTGATGAACGCACTTCAGGGAACGGTGTCCGCCGTAAACAATCCTGATCGGGGCGCCACCTTCACCTTGCGGATTCCCGTTGAAATGAAGAGAATACCGGAAAGTATATGA
- a CDS encoding response regulator, producing MTDAASQPVALIIDDEVQIRRFLKLALEAEEYRVFEAETGQEGLTAAVYRRPDVIILDLGLPDMDGLEVLRRLREWSKTPVLVLSVRQELEQKVAALDAGADDYLTKPFYAAELAARLRAIRRHSSTGPAESIYQTGFLQVDFNTRRVTKKGVEIHLTATEYALLRILALNHGKVVTHRQLLRDVWGPQAEEQSQYLRVYMNHLRKKIETTLESSKLIQTEPGIGYRLMEQTITKSPHSPTSE from the coding sequence ATGACTGACGCTGCCTCCCAACCTGTCGCTTTGATCATTGACGACGAAGTTCAGATTCGGCGGTTCCTGAAACTTGCCCTGGAGGCAGAAGAATACCGGGTATTCGAGGCCGAGACGGGACAGGAGGGATTGACTGCCGCAGTGTATCGCCGCCCTGACGTCATCATCCTCGACCTCGGCCTGCCCGACATGGACGGATTAGAAGTCCTGAGGCGTTTGCGCGAATGGAGCAAAACCCCGGTTCTGGTATTGTCCGTCCGCCAGGAACTTGAACAGAAAGTGGCAGCACTTGATGCCGGGGCGGACGATTATCTCACCAAGCCGTTTTATGCGGCCGAACTTGCCGCCCGACTGCGCGCCATACGCCGGCATTCTTCAACCGGACCCGCCGAATCCATTTACCAGACAGGGTTTCTTCAGGTGGATTTCAACACCCGTCGGGTCACGAAAAAGGGGGTAGAGATCCACCTTACGGCCACTGAATATGCCCTGCTCCGGATTCTGGCGCTGAATCATGGAAAGGTGGTTACCCACCGGCAGTTATTACGGGACGTGTGGGGACCCCAAGCGGAAGAGCAATCCCAATACCTGCGCGTTTACATGAACCATCTCCGGAAGAAAATCGAGACTACATTGGAATCCTCCAAACTGATTCAAACCGAACCTGGAATCGGGTACCGGTTGATGGAGCAGACAATAACAAAGTCGCCTCATTCTCCGACGTCTGAGTGA
- a CDS encoding TolC family protein codes for MATLRFILLPVCMVTTFGLTLLLAGCGTLGTPDAAVHEVIRDQAFLTLPQASNALKAATAEIGDTHKAPSSLDLDLNAALRLATQYSRALQTRREELYLSGLDVLAAVREFEPQCAGTLDYVMAEKKTGSDKSLGGLELSTSVPLPFGGSLAAKGTSLAASSNGLNSANYDTAAAIEVRQPLLAGAGYENSHDALIQANRNLVYSLRSFALDRQDFAIGVIQKYYGLVIQKAVLENTRMNVQQSTYLRQRSEALFKIRRAPSIDVLRSQQQELTARNTLSLNESALQIGLSRFLVEAGLPVDIPLKTGADIPAKKPLSLDQTSCIQLALTQRLDLKTMAEKRDDSQRRLRLARNLLLPELDLYGKAGTRAKDADSPASGEFTPDYVAGVTLELPLDKRAERDAIRRSTFECDAAERAVAEKEDLIRVEISDSFSKLLALSETVEINKRNIEITKKRSDFATYRFKNGDLSNRDVVEAQNDLLSARNAHVRALAQYEQQRLQLLRDVGLLDVDADGTLIELPPPVLENHKATARSN; via the coding sequence ATGGCGACGTTACGTTTTATCCTACTCCCGGTTTGCATGGTCACAACCTTCGGGCTGACGCTGCTCCTTGCCGGTTGCGGGACCCTGGGCACCCCTGATGCCGCCGTGCATGAAGTGATCCGTGATCAAGCCTTCCTGACCCTGCCCCAGGCCAGCAACGCCCTAAAGGCCGCCACGGCTGAAATCGGCGATACCCACAAAGCCCCCTCCTCGCTGGATCTGGATCTGAATGCCGCCCTGCGCCTCGCCACCCAATACAGCCGTGCCCTGCAAACCCGGCGGGAGGAGCTTTATTTAAGCGGACTGGATGTCCTGGCCGCCGTGCGCGAGTTTGAACCCCAGTGCGCCGGCACCCTCGACTATGTGATGGCGGAGAAGAAAACGGGGTCGGACAAAAGCCTGGGGGGCCTCGAACTGTCAACCTCCGTGCCCCTCCCCTTCGGCGGCTCCCTGGCGGCCAAAGGGACCAGCCTGGCCGCCTCTTCCAATGGCCTCAACTCGGCCAACTATGACACGGCCGCCGCGATCGAGGTGCGCCAACCCCTGCTGGCGGGCGCAGGATACGAGAACAGCCATGATGCGCTCATCCAGGCCAACCGGAACCTCGTTTATTCCCTGCGGTCATTCGCCCTCGACCGGCAGGACTTCGCCATCGGCGTGATCCAGAAGTATTACGGCCTCGTGATCCAGAAAGCCGTTCTCGAGAACACCCGCATGAATGTTCAACAATCCACCTACCTGCGCCAGCGCTCGGAAGCCCTCTTTAAAATCCGCCGAGCCCCGTCCATCGATGTCCTGCGCTCCCAGCAACAGGAACTCACCGCCCGCAACACCTTGAGCCTGAACGAATCCGCACTCCAGATCGGACTGAGCCGGTTCCTGGTGGAAGCCGGCCTCCCCGTCGATATTCCCCTGAAAACCGGCGCCGATATCCCCGCCAAAAAACCCTTATCACTTGATCAGACCTCATGCATCCAGCTCGCCCTGACCCAACGGCTTGATTTAAAAACCATGGCGGAAAAACGGGATGATTCCCAGCGCCGCCTGCGGTTGGCCCGCAATCTCCTGCTCCCGGAACTGGACCTCTATGGGAAAGCGGGCACCCGGGCCAAGGACGCCGACTCGCCGGCCTCCGGGGAGTTCACCCCTGACTATGTCGCCGGCGTGACCCTGGAACTCCCCCTCGACAAGCGGGCTGAACGGGATGCCATCCGCCGGTCAACCTTCGAGTGCGACGCCGCCGAGCGCGCGGTTGCGGAAAAAGAGGACCTCATCCGGGTCGAAATCAGCGACAGTTTCAGCAAACTGCTGGCCCTCTCTGAAACCGTGGAGATCAATAAACGGAACATTGAGATCACCAAAAAACGGTCGGATTTCGCAACGTACCGCTTCAAGAATGGCGATCTCTCCAACCGCGATGTCGTGGAAGCTCAAAATGATCTGCTGAGCGCCCGCAACGCCCATGTCCGGGCACTCGCCCAATACGAACAACAACGGCTCCAACTGCTTCGGGATGTCGGCCTCCTGGATGTGGACGCGGATGGGACCCTGATTGAACTACCGCCGCCGGTATTGGAAAATCACAAAGCAACCGCCCGATCGAATTAG